The Bernardetia litoralis DSM 6794 genome includes a window with the following:
- a CDS encoding TIR domain-containing protein yields MKTIFIAFAIEDERQRDFLKGQSLNTNSPFEYIDMSVKQAYDSDWKTKVRTRIKRSDGIIVLVSKNSLSSTGQKWEIQCAREEGKKVLGIYAYTDDRTNIVGVNTKVWTWDNIKNFINSL; encoded by the coding sequence ATGAAAACAATATTTATCGCTTTTGCAATTGAAGACGAAAGACAAAGAGATTTCTTAAAAGGACAATCATTAAACACAAATTCACCATTTGAATATATTGATATGTCAGTAAAACAAGCATATGATTCTGACTGGAAAACTAAAGTTAGAACCAGAATAAAAAGGTCGGATGGTATTATTGTTTTAGTTAGTAAAAACTCATTAAGTTCTACCGGTCAAAAATGGGAAATTCAATGCGCAAGAGAAGAAGGAAAAAAAGTCCTCGGAATTTATGCCTATACAGATGACAGAACTAACATTGTAGGAGTAAATACCAAAGTTTGGACTTGGGATAATATTAAAAATTTCATTAATTCATTATAA
- a CDS encoding DUF1963 domain-containing protein, giving the protein MNFWKKIFSGKEDKPKTESHFDKYRNELNELDLKTISDLENLVKPIIRTATKIEVLKASRPPESSQLISHFGGQPYFEKGELWPTSKKGKNLEFIFQVFNSNDLQLPKSIELIQFYYDWDEFPWDTSNNGWLVKIYKKIEKENIAFIDKPSELERSKYCEIKFSSTKSLPDWEGIDLHCYNASKLSCVLDEDEPWGNYDQIVTKLIGEQDYQSQLGGYPKWVQGESTPKDIEGNSMKLLFQIDSEDNAGLMWGDVGLIYVFYDEKSEKTEFTLQCH; this is encoded by the coding sequence ATGAACTTTTGGAAAAAAATATTTAGTGGTAAAGAAGACAAACCTAAAACCGAATCGCATTTTGACAAATATCGTAATGAATTAAACGAATTAGATTTAAAAACGATTTCTGATTTAGAGAATTTAGTAAAACCCATAATTAGAACTGCGACAAAAATTGAGGTTTTGAAAGCTTCAAGACCGCCTGAGAGCTCTCAGTTAATTTCACATTTTGGCGGACAACCCTATTTTGAAAAAGGCGAATTATGGCCAACAAGTAAAAAGGGAAAGAATTTAGAATTCATTTTTCAAGTATTTAATTCTAATGATTTACAACTACCGAAAAGTATAGAACTCATTCAATTTTATTACGATTGGGATGAGTTTCCTTGGGACACTTCAAATAATGGATGGTTAGTGAAAATTTATAAAAAAATTGAAAAAGAAAATATTGCGTTTATTGATAAACCAAGTGAATTAGAAAGGTCTAAATATTGCGAAATAAAGTTCAGTTCGACCAAATCCTTACCAGATTGGGAAGGAATAGATTTACATTGCTATAACGCTTCCAAATTATCTTGTGTTTTAGACGAAGATGAACCTTGGGGGAATTATGACCAAATTGTCACTAAACTTATTGGAGAACAAGATTATCAAAGCCAACTTGGAGGTTATCCAAAATGGGTTCAAGGAGAATCTACACCAAAAGATATCGAAGGGAATTCAATGAAACTTTTATTTCAAATAGATTCAGAAGATAATGCAGGATTAATGTGGGGAGATGTTGGATTAATTTATGTTTTCTATGACGAAAAATCAGAGAAAACAGAATTCACTTTACAATGTCACTAA
- a CDS encoding caspase family protein: MKIALVVGVNYYPNGGDLYGCVNDAYNVKNILERNSDGSVNFDCKLLTASNSRESIERGELKDAVEKLFTTKAEIALFYFAGHGHIETTGGYLLASDAKRGDDGLSLNEVLVLANQSPATNKIIILDSCHSGIAGNPPTIKDSSLLVEGITILTASTSDQYASEEDGSGVFTSLFVDALSGSASNILGDITPGSVYAHIDQSLGAWEQRPVFKTNVRNFVSLRKVNSSIPLDDLRRIKEFFPKSGFEFPLDPTFEPELKGRDKGMAEPIIENTRVFAILQKYNRLNLLVPVNAQHMWNAAMESKSCKLTALGEHYRKLAEKNRI; the protein is encoded by the coding sequence ATGAAAATTGCTTTAGTTGTAGGTGTAAATTATTATCCAAATGGAGGAGATTTATATGGTTGTGTAAATGATGCATACAACGTTAAAAACATACTAGAAAGGAACTCTGATGGTTCTGTGAATTTTGATTGTAAATTATTAACTGCTTCGAATTCTAGAGAAAGTATAGAACGTGGAGAATTAAAAGATGCTGTAGAAAAACTATTTACAACAAAAGCAGAAATAGCTCTGTTTTATTTTGCTGGTCACGGACATATTGAAACAACAGGTGGTTATTTATTAGCATCAGATGCAAAAAGAGGTGATGATGGATTATCACTAAATGAAGTTTTAGTTTTAGCAAATCAATCACCCGCAACAAACAAAATAATTATTTTAGATAGCTGTCATTCTGGAATAGCAGGAAATCCACCAACAATAAAAGACAGTTCACTACTTGTAGAAGGAATTACGATATTGACAGCATCAACATCTGACCAATACGCTAGCGAAGAAGACGGGAGCGGAGTTTTTACCAGTTTATTCGTTGACGCTTTAAGTGGGAGTGCTTCAAATATTTTGGGAGATATAACACCTGGTAGCGTTTATGCTCACATTGACCAATCTCTTGGTGCTTGGGAACAAAGACCTGTATTCAAAACCAATGTTAGGAATTTTGTTTCGTTACGTAAAGTTAATTCTTCAATTCCATTAGACGATTTACGTAGAATTAAAGAATTTTTCCCTAAATCTGGATTTGAATTCCCATTAGACCCAACATTTGAACCCGAATTAAAAGGTAGAGACAAAGGAATGGCTGAACCAATTATAGAAAACACAAGAGTATTTGCTATTTTACAAAAATATAATAGGTTAAATTTATTAGTCCCTGTGAACGCTCAACATATGTGGAATGCAGCAATGGAAAGTAAAAGTTGTAAATTAACAGCACTTGGTGAACATTATAGGAAATTAGCAGAAAAAAATAGAATATAA